The following are encoded in a window of Desulfocurvus vexinensis DSM 17965 genomic DNA:
- a CDS encoding HAD family hydrolase, giving the protein MSHGPGAASDPGGAALRGPLRAVVFDFDGTLAEPVLDFARMRRELAALARPFAPWARPAPELPVLEWLEALAGELDAREPGAGPVLLAAAHARIRALEVEAAGRTRLFPFARAVLAGLAARGVGTAVITRNCAWALDTVFPDARAVVGAVLTRDDVARVKPDPGHLGAALAALGAAPASALMVGDHPLDVETGRRLGALTAGVLTGAGGRAALLAAGADFVLPDCAGLPGALALAGLLPPAPGGAPAPRPGVDSAAARG; this is encoded by the coding sequence GTGAGCCACGGCCCGGGCGCGGCGTCGGACCCGGGGGGCGCGGCCCTGCGCGGGCCGCTACGCGCCGTGGTTTTCGATTTCGACGGCACCCTGGCCGAGCCGGTGCTGGATTTCGCGCGCATGCGCCGCGAGCTGGCGGCGCTGGCGCGGCCCTTCGCCCCCTGGGCCCGCCCGGCGCCGGAGCTGCCGGTGCTGGAATGGCTCGAAGCCCTGGCGGGCGAGCTGGACGCCCGCGAGCCCGGGGCGGGCCCGGTCCTGCTGGCGGCGGCCCACGCGCGCATCCGGGCCCTGGAGGTGGAGGCCGCCGGGCGCACGCGGCTGTTCCCCTTTGCCCGTGCGGTGCTGGCCGGGCTGGCTGCGCGCGGGGTGGGCACGGCGGTCATCACCCGCAACTGCGCCTGGGCGCTGGACACGGTGTTCCCCGACGCCCGCGCGGTGGTCGGCGCGGTGCTCACGCGCGACGACGTGGCGCGCGTCAAGCCCGACCCCGGGCACCTGGGCGCGGCCCTGGCGGCCCTGGGCGCGGCCCCGGCCAGCGCGCTCATGGTCGGCGACCATCCCCTGGACGTGGAGACGGGCCGCCGCCTGGGCGCGCTGACCGCCGGGGTGCTCACGGGCGCCGGGGGCCGCGCGGCGCTGCTGGCCGCCGGGGCGGATTTCGTGCTGCCCGACTGCGCCGGGCTGCCGGGGGCGCTGGCCCTGGCCGGGCTGCTGCCGCCCGCCCCCGGCGGCGCCCCGGCGCCGCGCCCGGGCGTGGACAGCGCCGCCGCCCGGGGGTAG
- a CDS encoding AMP-binding protein has translation MTDRPAVLDVTLGQILDETVARWPHRDAVIYVDRDFRLTWSEFGDLVDRFAKGLMALGVARGEKVAVWSTNVPYWVALQFATAKIGAVLLTVNTSYKSHELEYLLRQSECENLFVMDGFYDTDYVLTLYDLVPELKTQPRGELESEHFPHLRRVAFLGPQKHRGMYSVPEILALGRTVADADYAARQASLHPDDVVNMQYTSGTTGFPKGVMLTHKSIGNNGFWIGENQGFTERDRLCLPVPLFHCFGCVLGVLACVTHGTAMVILEKFDPVLVMQSVERERCTALYGVPTMFIAILQHDLFERFDFSSLRTGIMAGSPCPVAVMRQVMEKMYMEDITICYGLTESSPVMTQTRMDDDITRRTASVGRAMPAVEVVIRDPETNEESPRGTQGEVCCRGYLVMKGYYNNPQATAQAIDADGWLHSGDLGVMDEDGYVSITGRLKDMIIRGGENIYPREIEEFLYHLEGVKDVQVAGVPSRKYGEEVGAFVILKEGANLTPEDVQDYCRGKIAFHKIPRYVTFVDGYPMTASGKIQKYKLREMAAGLWPEA, from the coding sequence GTGACCGACAGACCCGCAGTGCTCGACGTGACCCTGGGCCAGATTCTCGACGAGACCGTGGCCAGATGGCCGCACCGCGACGCGGTGATCTACGTGGACCGCGATTTCCGCCTCACCTGGAGCGAGTTCGGCGACCTGGTGGACCGCTTCGCCAAGGGCCTCATGGCCCTGGGCGTGGCGCGCGGCGAGAAGGTCGCCGTGTGGTCCACCAACGTGCCCTACTGGGTGGCCCTGCAATTCGCCACGGCCAAGATCGGCGCCGTGCTGCTCACCGTGAACACCAGCTACAAGAGCCACGAGTTGGAATACCTGCTGCGCCAGTCCGAGTGCGAGAACCTCTTCGTCATGGACGGGTTCTACGACACCGACTACGTGCTGACCCTCTATGACCTGGTGCCCGAGCTGAAGACCCAGCCGCGCGGCGAGCTGGAGAGCGAGCACTTCCCGCACCTGCGCCGGGTGGCCTTCCTGGGCCCGCAGAAGCACCGGGGCATGTACTCCGTGCCCGAGATCCTGGCCCTGGGCAGGACCGTTGCCGACGCCGACTACGCCGCGCGCCAGGCCAGCCTGCACCCCGACGACGTGGTCAACATGCAGTACACCTCGGGCACCACCGGCTTCCCCAAGGGCGTGATGCTGACCCACAAGTCCATCGGCAACAACGGCTTCTGGATCGGCGAGAACCAGGGCTTCACCGAGCGCGACCGGCTGTGCCTGCCGGTGCCGCTGTTCCACTGCTTCGGCTGCGTGCTGGGCGTGCTGGCCTGCGTGACCCACGGCACGGCCATGGTCATCCTGGAGAAGTTCGACCCCGTGCTGGTCATGCAGAGCGTGGAGCGCGAGCGCTGCACGGCGCTGTACGGCGTGCCGACCATGTTCATCGCCATCCTCCAGCACGACCTGTTCGAGCGCTTCGACTTCTCCAGCCTGCGCACGGGCATCATGGCCGGGTCGCCGTGCCCGGTGGCCGTCATGCGCCAGGTCATGGAGAAGATGTACATGGAGGACATCACCATCTGCTACGGGCTCACCGAGTCCAGCCCGGTGATGACCCAGACGCGCATGGACGACGACATCACCCGCCGCACGGCCTCCGTGGGCCGGGCCATGCCCGCCGTGGAGGTGGTCATCCGCGACCCCGAGACCAACGAGGAGAGCCCGCGCGGCACCCAGGGCGAGGTCTGCTGCCGGGGCTATCTGGTGATGAAGGGCTACTACAACAACCCCCAGGCCACGGCCCAGGCCATCGACGCCGACGGCTGGCTGCATTCGGGCGACCTGGGCGTCATGGACGAGGACGGCTACGTGTCCATCACCGGGCGGCTGAAGGACATGATCATCCGCGGCGGCGAGAACATCTACCCCCGCGAGATCGAGGAGTTCCTCTACCACCTGGAGGGCGTCAAGGACGTGCAGGTGGCCGGGGTGCCCAGCCGCAAGTACGGCGAGGAGGTCGGGGCCTTCGTGATCCTCAAGGAGGGCGCGAACCTGACCCCCGAGGACGTGCAGGACTACTGCCGGGGCAAGATCGCCTTCCACAAGATCCCGCGCTACGTGACCTTCGTGGACGGCTACCCCATGACCGCCAGCGGCAAGATCCAGAAGTACAAGCTGCGCGAGATGGCCGCCGGGCTGTGGCCCGAGGCCTGA
- a CDS encoding DMT family transporter, translating to MQSRVIKANIFLLITAAVWGSGFVAQRSGMDYVGPMTYNAVRFAIGALSLVPLIWFLTRRGASAPAPTPAGRALARRGALIAGVVLFFGVALQQIGLVQTTAGKAGFITGLYVVLVPFFGMVVGQRPGTGGVLGAALAAAGLYYLSVTEGFTLAPGDLWVMVCAVFWAVHVHVLGWLSPRVDCVRLAFGQFAVCSAIHFAAALLTEEITWAALSAGWFPIVYGGIMPVGVAYTLQVVAQKDAPPTHAAVILSLEAVFAALCGWAVLGEIMGLRTVLGCALMLAGMLLTQLWPARRA from the coding sequence ATGCAAAGCCGCGTCATCAAAGCCAATATCTTCCTGCTCATCACGGCGGCGGTCTGGGGCTCGGGCTTCGTGGCCCAGCGCTCGGGCATGGACTACGTCGGGCCCATGACCTACAACGCCGTGCGCTTCGCCATCGGCGCCCTGTCGCTCGTGCCGCTGATCTGGTTCCTGACCCGGCGCGGCGCCTCGGCCCCGGCGCCCACGCCCGCCGGGCGCGCCCTGGCCCGGCGCGGCGCCCTCATCGCCGGAGTGGTGCTCTTCTTCGGCGTGGCCCTGCAGCAGATCGGCCTGGTGCAGACCACGGCGGGCAAGGCCGGATTCATCACCGGGCTGTACGTGGTGCTGGTGCCGTTCTTCGGCATGGTCGTGGGCCAGCGCCCGGGCACGGGCGGGGTCCTGGGCGCCGCCCTGGCCGCCGCCGGGCTGTACTACCTGAGCGTCACCGAGGGCTTCACCCTGGCCCCGGGCGACCTGTGGGTCATGGTCTGCGCCGTGTTCTGGGCCGTGCACGTGCACGTGCTGGGCTGGCTCTCGCCCCGGGTGGACTGCGTGCGCCTGGCCTTCGGCCAGTTCGCCGTCTGCTCGGCCATCCACTTCGCCGCCGCCCTGCTCACCGAGGAGATCACCTGGGCCGCGCTCTCCGCCGGGTGGTTCCCCATCGTCTACGGCGGCATCATGCCCGTGGGCGTGGCCTACACCCTGCAGGTGGTGGCCCAGAAGGACGCCCCGCCGACCCACGCCGCGGTCATCCTCAGCCTGGAGGCCGTGTTCGCCGCCCTGTGCGGCTGGGCCGTGCTGGGCGAAATCATGGGCCTGCGCACGGTCCTGGGCTGCGCGCTGATGCTCGCGGGCATGCTGCTGACCCAGCTGTGGCCCGCCCGCAGGGCCTAG
- a CDS encoding DUF3179 domain-containing protein — protein MAVFAMLRAGALGLALLALALPGAARAQEQAAERDAYAHLREFLVGDARVRENPRAVDAPFFIPVSDAALYMDPDAEVLVEEPAREGGPVFIYPRDILVRHEVLNLQDEAGARRSVTYSPLTGSVAGYLGAVGLHRPALGTTGQFLNMNRVLYDRSTNSLWPQILGECISGPLRGQALGRFPLLWTRWRLARARWPEAQVLSRQTGFRVSYDRDPYGSYRRDGTWYTSGDPRPPISHIDRRLGPKERVLGLAVGEAAVAFVEAAVREHGVASATAGLAPLVAIHDPGLDAVRVFHAEADGRVLTFMRVGGEILDEQTRSRWSATGRAVEGRLRGMALERAAAMDCMWFAWAAFHPGTLAWTGPGALLDTPPQGQADPGLGTLPSMMPSTAPEL, from the coding sequence ATGGCCGTTTTTGCCATGTTGCGCGCCGGGGCGCTTGGGCTGGCGCTGTTGGCCCTGGCCCTGCCCGGGGCCGCCCGGGCCCAGGAGCAGGCTGCGGAGCGCGACGCCTACGCGCACCTGCGCGAATTCCTGGTGGGTGATGCCCGGGTGCGCGAGAATCCCCGCGCGGTGGACGCGCCGTTCTTCATCCCCGTGTCCGACGCCGCGCTGTACATGGACCCCGACGCCGAGGTGCTGGTGGAGGAGCCTGCCCGCGAGGGCGGGCCGGTGTTCATCTATCCGCGCGACATCCTGGTGCGCCACGAGGTGCTGAACCTCCAGGACGAGGCCGGGGCGCGGCGCAGCGTGACCTACAGCCCGCTCACGGGCAGCGTGGCCGGATACCTGGGCGCCGTGGGCCTGCACCGCCCGGCCCTGGGCACCACCGGGCAGTTCCTGAACATGAACCGCGTGCTCTATGACCGCTCCACCAACAGCCTGTGGCCGCAGATTCTTGGCGAGTGCATCTCCGGGCCCCTGCGCGGGCAGGCCCTGGGGCGCTTCCCCCTGCTGTGGACGCGCTGGCGCCTGGCCCGGGCGCGCTGGCCCGAGGCGCAGGTCCTGTCGCGCCAGACGGGCTTTCGCGTGAGCTACGACCGCGACCCCTACGGCTCCTACCGCCGCGACGGCACCTGGTACACCAGCGGCGACCCGCGCCCGCCCATCTCGCACATCGACCGGCGGCTGGGGCCCAAGGAGCGCGTGCTGGGGCTGGCCGTGGGCGAGGCGGCGGTGGCCTTCGTGGAGGCCGCCGTGCGCGAGCACGGGGTGGCCTCGGCCACGGCGGGGCTGGCCCCGCTGGTGGCCATCCACGACCCCGGGCTGGACGCGGTGCGCGTGTTCCACGCCGAGGCCGATGGCCGGGTGCTGACGTTCATGCGCGTGGGCGGCGAGATCCTCGACGAGCAGACCCGCTCGCGCTGGTCGGCCACGGGCCGGGCCGTGGAGGGCCGCCTGCGGGGCATGGCCCTGGAGCGCGCGGCGGCCATGGACTGCATGTGGTTCGCCTGGGCCGCGTTCCACCCCGGCACCCTGGCCTGGACCGGGCCCGGCGCCCTGCTGGACACGCCGCCCCAGGGCCAGGCGGACCCGGGCCTGGGCACCCTGCCGAGCATGATGCCCAGCACGGCGCCGGAACTTTGA
- the gmd gene encoding GDP-mannose 4,6-dehydratase: MKKKALITGITGQDGAYLAEFLLGKGYEVHGIKRRSSLFNTHRVDHLYQDPHESDRRFILHYGDMTDSTNLIRIVQTVQPDEIYNLAAQSHVAVSFETPEYTADTCALGPLRILEAVRILGLERRTRFYQASTSELYGKVLEVPQRETTPFYPRSPYAAAKLYAYWICVNYREAYGMYACNGILFNHESPLRGETFVTRKITRALARISLGLQDCLYLGNLDARRDWGHARDYVEMQWLMLQQDEPDDYVIATGVQHSVAEFVECAGRELGMDIRWSGQGQDKTGTDAATGRTVVRVDPRYFRPTEVETLLGDPSKAREKLGWTPRIGFAEMVREMVLADLEEARRDELCRREGFRTFNHHE, from the coding sequence ATGAAGAAAAAAGCCCTGATCACTGGAATCACCGGGCAGGACGGCGCCTACCTCGCCGAATTCCTGCTGGGCAAGGGATACGAGGTCCACGGCATCAAGCGCCGTTCGTCGCTGTTCAACACCCACCGCGTGGACCACCTCTACCAGGACCCCCACGAGTCGGACCGCCGCTTCATCCTGCACTACGGCGACATGACCGACTCCACCAACCTGATCCGCATCGTGCAGACGGTGCAGCCCGACGAGATCTACAACCTCGCCGCGCAGAGCCACGTGGCGGTGTCCTTCGAGACCCCCGAGTACACGGCGGACACCTGCGCCCTGGGCCCGCTGCGCATCCTCGAAGCCGTGCGCATCCTCGGCCTGGAGCGCAGGACGCGCTTCTACCAGGCCTCCACCTCCGAGCTGTACGGCAAGGTGCTGGAGGTGCCCCAGCGCGAAACCACGCCCTTCTACCCGCGCTCGCCCTACGCCGCGGCCAAGCTCTACGCCTACTGGATCTGCGTGAACTACCGCGAGGCCTACGGCATGTATGCCTGCAACGGCATCCTGTTCAACCACGAGTCGCCCCTGCGCGGCGAGACCTTCGTCACCCGCAAGATCACCCGCGCCCTGGCGCGCATCAGCCTCGGGTTGCAGGACTGCCTCTACCTGGGCAACCTCGACGCCCGGCGCGACTGGGGCCACGCCCGCGACTACGTGGAGATGCAGTGGCTCATGCTCCAGCAGGACGAGCCCGACGACTACGTCATCGCCACGGGCGTGCAACATTCGGTGGCCGAGTTCGTGGAGTGCGCCGGGCGCGAGCTGGGCATGGACATCCGCTGGAGCGGCCAGGGGCAGGACAAGACCGGCACCGACGCCGCCACGGGGCGGACCGTGGTGCGCGTGGACCCGCGCTACTTCCGGCCCACGGAGGTGGAAACCCTGCTGGGCGACCCGAGCAAGGCCCGCGAGAAGCTGGGCTGGACCCCGCGCATCGGGTTCGCGGAAATGGTCCGCGAGATGGTCCTGGCCGACCTGGAGGAGGCCCGGCGCGACGAGCTGTGCCGCCGCGAGGGCTTCAGGACCTTCAACCACCACGAATAG
- a CDS encoding ABC transporter permease yields MHFGLRIALASLSTHKLRTVLAMLGVFLGALALTGVQHVSQAMVRKAEVDIEKLGPNLFMARAGNIQFRRSGGGGSGGDVRSFKVADAYAVIQGLPAAVTGAPFVQMPMQVRSGGLKIPATLVGSTPEYLRVRSLELAQGRFFSEQELHDRAMVCVLGANIAQRLFGGPDAAVGREVYFYRARLRVVGVCLPKGADIVGTDQDEQVFVPLSTSMRRMSNTDFITGVYLELAPGADPEQAREAAAGILRQRHGIQPGQRDDFTLLTARDTIELQQQALDLVAVLGLISSSVSFAVGGLGILSIMILLVRTRRLEIGVRRAVGARRGDIVAQFLFESGLLSGVGGALGVLTALALLGVLYALGPFPAVFDPLLLIAVPLGSVALGLAAGAYPAWQAAQYEILDILRSRG; encoded by the coding sequence ATGCACTTCGGCCTGAGAATCGCCCTGGCCTCCCTGTCCACCCACAAGCTGCGCACCGTGCTGGCCATGCTCGGCGTCTTTCTCGGCGCCCTGGCGCTGACCGGGGTGCAGCACGTGTCCCAGGCCATGGTCCGCAAGGCCGAGGTGGACATCGAGAAGCTCGGCCCCAACCTGTTCATGGCCCGGGCGGGCAACATCCAGTTCCGCCGCTCGGGCGGCGGCGGCAGCGGCGGCGACGTGCGCTCCTTCAAGGTCGCCGACGCCTACGCCGTGATCCAGGGCCTGCCCGCCGCCGTCACCGGCGCGCCCTTCGTCCAGATGCCCATGCAGGTGCGCTCGGGCGGCCTCAAGATCCCCGCCACCCTGGTGGGCTCCACCCCCGAATACCTGCGCGTGCGCAGCCTGGAGCTGGCCCAGGGCCGCTTCTTCTCCGAGCAGGAGCTCCACGACCGGGCCATGGTCTGCGTGCTGGGTGCAAACATCGCCCAGCGCCTTTTCGGCGGGCCCGACGCCGCCGTGGGCCGCGAGGTGTACTTCTACCGCGCCCGGCTGCGGGTGGTGGGCGTGTGCCTGCCCAAGGGCGCGGACATCGTGGGCACCGACCAGGACGAGCAGGTCTTCGTGCCCCTGTCCACCTCCATGCGCCGCATGTCCAACACCGACTTCATCACCGGGGTCTACCTGGAGCTGGCCCCCGGGGCCGACCCCGAGCAGGCCCGCGAGGCCGCCGCGGGCATCCTGCGCCAGCGCCACGGCATCCAGCCCGGCCAGCGCGACGATTTCACCCTGCTCACCGCGCGCGACACCATCGAACTCCAGCAGCAGGCCCTGGACCTGGTGGCCGTGCTGGGGCTGATCAGCTCGTCGGTGTCCTTCGCCGTGGGCGGGCTGGGCATCTTGTCCATCATGATCCTGCTGGTGCGCACCCGGCGCCTGGAAATCGGCGTGCGCCGCGCCGTGGGCGCCCGGCGCGGCGACATCGTGGCCCAGTTCCTGTTCGAGTCGGGCCTGCTGTCGGGGGTAGGCGGGGCCCTGGGCGTGCTCACGGCCCTGGCCCTGCTGGGCGTGCTCTACGCCCTGGGGCCCTTCCCTGCCGTCTTCGATCCGCTGCTGCTCATTGCCGTGCCCCTGGGCTCCGTGGCCCTGGGCCTGGCCGCCGGGGCCTACCCCGCCTGGCAGGCCGCGCAATACGAAATCCTGGACATCCTGCGCAGCCGGGGCTGA
- a CDS encoding helix-turn-helix domain-containing protein: MERGRIGARIKMWRERKNLTVEQLAAKTALDPGFIRSMEDDGASPALGPLVKLARALGTRLGTFTDDELSDDPCITRATERTPDRAVQASGGKCLAMTYHHLGRGKADRHMEPFFIRLEPEACEPALSSHEGEEFIVVVSGQVVLRYGQEVHTLAAGDSMYYNSVVPHHVGAGGGQAAEIYAVIHVPF, translated from the coding sequence ATGGAACGCGGCAGGATCGGCGCGCGCATCAAGATGTGGCGCGAGCGCAAGAATTTGACCGTCGAGCAGTTGGCCGCGAAGACGGCCCTCGACCCCGGCTTCATCCGGTCCATGGAGGACGACGGGGCGTCCCCGGCGCTGGGGCCGCTGGTCAAGCTGGCCCGGGCCCTGGGCACACGCCTTGGCACCTTCACCGACGACGAGCTGTCCGACGACCCCTGCATCACCCGCGCCACCGAGCGCACCCCCGACCGCGCCGTGCAGGCCAGCGGCGGCAAGTGCCTGGCCATGACCTACCACCACCTGGGCCGGGGCAAGGCCGACCGGCACATGGAGCCCTTCTTCATCCGCCTGGAGCCCGAGGCCTGCGAGCCCGCCCTGTCGTCCCACGAGGGCGAGGAGTTCATCGTCGTGGTCTCCGGGCAGGTCGTGCTGCGCTACGGCCAGGAGGTGCACACCCTGGCCGCTGGCGACAGCATGTACTACAACTCCGTGGTGCCCCACCACGTGGGTGCCGGGGGCGGCCAGGCCGCCGAAATCTATGCAGTGATCCACGTTCCGTTCTAG
- a CDS encoding class I SAM-dependent methyltransferase — MTHPQHADAYARAARLYDPLTAPLLDPLRRRLAARAVELGAASAVDLCCGTGRQLTLLHAAGLRVAGADLSPAMLARARRQCPPEVELLLCDATATPWPGGAFALCMVAFALHERPRAVRLGLLTEARRLLAPGGTLLVLDYRPPRGALQRLGHLGAQVFERAAGAEHHAHYRHWLASGGLRPLAREAGLGCELLDSLLLGTAGLYSLAPLPGP; from the coding sequence ATGACCCACCCGCAGCACGCCGACGCCTACGCCCGCGCCGCCCGGCTCTACGACCCGCTCACCGCGCCCTTGCTGGACCCCTTGCGCCGCCGCCTGGCCGCCCGGGCCGTGGAGCTGGGCGCCGCCAGCGCGGTGGACCTGTGCTGCGGCACGGGCCGCCAGCTCACCCTGCTGCACGCCGCCGGGCTGCGCGTGGCCGGGGCGGACCTCTCCCCGGCCATGCTGGCCCGGGCCCGGCGCCAGTGCCCGCCCGAGGTGGAACTGCTGCTGTGCGACGCCACGGCCACGCCCTGGCCCGGCGGCGCCTTCGCGCTGTGCATGGTGGCCTTCGCCCTGCACGAGCGGCCCCGGGCCGTGCGCCTGGGCCTGCTGACCGAGGCCCGGCGCCTGCTGGCCCCGGGCGGGACGCTGCTGGTGCTGGACTACCGCCCCCCGCGCGGCGCGCTCCAGCGCCTGGGGCACCTGGGGGCGCAGGTCTTCGAGCGCGCCGCCGGGGCCGAGCACCACGCGCATTACCGCCACTGGCTGGCCTCGGGCGGCCTGCGGCCCCTGGCCCGCGAGGCCGGGCTGGGCTGCGAGCTGCTGGACTCGCTGCTGCTGGGCACGGCGGGCCTGTACTCCCTGGCTCCGCTGCCCGGGCCCTGA
- a CDS encoding M23 family metallopeptidase — protein sequence MGMAVRCAAAARLGALVLALCAAALAGPARPCAAQALVLELPLACAMGPDCTVFQYFDQDPGLGRLDYACGTRTYDGHTGTDLRARDLAHMRAGVPVLAAAPGVVRAVRDHEPDVDARTLPPGALDGREAGNAVVLDHPGGWQTQYSHLREGSVAVAPGQAVRAGQALGLVGMSGAAAFPHLELIVRRDGAPVDPFTGAGPGREPGQCAPGPGALWSPQALAALAYRETDLLSAGFATAPPDKAALDAGPPPLGHLGPEAPALVFWARLAGVRTGDELACEVRVPGGRTLARKTQTLERDQNAYSVVIGGRLARGARWPAGEYRARLTLRRKAPGGGWREVLAVERSLASP from the coding sequence ATGGGCATGGCGGTGCGGTGTGCGGCGGCGGCCCGGCTGGGGGCGCTGGTCCTGGCCCTTTGCGCGGCGGCGCTGGCGGGGCCCGCGCGGCCCTGCGCGGCCCAGGCCCTGGTCCTCGAGCTGCCCCTGGCCTGCGCCATGGGGCCGGACTGCACGGTCTTCCAGTATTTCGACCAGGACCCCGGGCTGGGGCGGCTCGACTACGCCTGCGGCACGCGCACCTACGACGGGCACACCGGCACGGACCTGCGCGCGCGCGACCTGGCGCACATGCGCGCGGGGGTGCCCGTGCTGGCGGCGGCGCCCGGGGTGGTGCGCGCCGTGCGCGACCACGAGCCCGACGTGGACGCGCGGACCCTGCCCCCCGGCGCCCTGGACGGGCGCGAGGCGGGCAACGCCGTGGTCCTGGACCATCCCGGCGGCTGGCAGACCCAGTACTCGCACCTGCGCGAGGGCAGCGTGGCCGTGGCCCCGGGTCAGGCCGTGCGCGCCGGGCAGGCCCTGGGGCTGGTGGGCATGTCCGGCGCGGCGGCCTTTCCGCACCTGGAACTCATCGTGCGCCGGGACGGGGCGCCCGTGGACCCCTTCACGGGCGCGGGGCCGGGCCGGGAGCCCGGGCAGTGCGCCCCCGGGCCGGGGGCCCTGTGGAGCCCGCAGGCCCTGGCCGCCCTGGCCTACCGCGAGACCGACCTGCTCTCCGCCGGGTTCGCCACGGCCCCGCCGGACAAGGCCGCCCTGGACGCCGGTCCGCCGCCCCTGGGACACCTGGGCCCCGAGGCCCCGGCCCTGGTCTTCTGGGCCCGGCTGGCCGGGGTGCGCACCGGGGACGAGCTGGCCTGCGAGGTGCGCGTGCCCGGGGGGCGGACCCTGGCCCGCAAGACCCAGACCCTTGAGCGCGACCAGAACGCCTACTCCGTGGTCATCGGTGGGCGCCTGGCCCGGGGCGCGCGCTGGCCCGCCGGGGAATACCGCGCGCGGCTGACCCTGCGCCGCAAGGCGCCCGGCGGCGGCTGGCGCGAGGTCCTGGCCGTGGAACGCAGCCTGGCTTCGCCCTGA